In the Leptotrichia sp. oral taxon 847 genome, one interval contains:
- the gltS gene encoding sodium/glutamate symporter, with protein sequence MKLDMIQTIGLSVILLLIGMKLRKKVPFFEKYCIPSPVIGGFLFSIISFILRQTRIVEISFDDTLQKFFMIMFFTSVGFNASLKLLKKGGKKVLIFLFVAIGLCILQNVVPILLSGLVGLKPLLALMTGSVAMTGGHGTSAAVAPEIENLGYTGAKAIAIASATYGLIAGSMMGGPIASRLIKKHNLLPKNVIKGNSDDDIDEEVLKKQRPYLDGERFSMAFFYILIAMGIGSYLSLFITHLLPAMKFPVYIGPMIIAAIIRNISDNVESLHAPTKEISILEDISLSLFLAMALMSLKLWDLIDLAGPVIVLLLAQTLLMYLYLNFVTFKTMGSNYDAAVIVSGHCGFGMGATPNGISNMKAITEKYTYSKIAFFVIPIVGSLFIDFANISVITFFEVTLKRLAM encoded by the coding sequence ATGAAACTTGACATGATTCAAACGATAGGTCTATCGGTTATTTTACTGCTTATTGGGATGAAATTGAGAAAAAAAGTACCATTTTTTGAGAAGTATTGTATACCCTCTCCAGTTATTGGTGGATTTCTATTTTCAATCATCTCTTTTATTTTGCGTCAGACGAGAATTGTAGAAATTAGTTTTGATGACACACTTCAAAAATTTTTTATGATAATGTTTTTTACAAGTGTAGGATTTAACGCAAGTTTAAAATTGTTAAAAAAAGGTGGAAAAAAGGTACTTATATTTTTATTCGTAGCAATTGGACTTTGTATATTACAAAATGTCGTACCAATACTACTTTCAGGATTAGTTGGTCTAAAACCACTGCTTGCACTTATGACAGGTTCTGTAGCAATGACAGGAGGACACGGTACCTCAGCGGCAGTTGCGCCTGAAATAGAAAATTTGGGTTATACAGGAGCAAAAGCGATAGCAATAGCCTCAGCAACGTATGGACTTATCGCTGGTTCAATGATGGGTGGTCCAATTGCAAGTCGCCTTATCAAAAAACACAACTTACTTCCTAAAAATGTGATAAAAGGAAACTCTGATGACGATATAGATGAAGAAGTATTAAAAAAACAACGACCGTATCTTGATGGTGAAAGATTTTCAATGGCATTTTTTTACATTTTGATTGCTATGGGAATTGGTTCGTATTTATCACTTTTTATAACTCATTTGCTTCCGGCGATGAAATTTCCAGTTTACATAGGACCTATGATTATTGCTGCAATAATTAGAAATATATCTGACAATGTGGAATCACTTCATGCTCCAACAAAAGAAATTAGTATCTTGGAAGATATTTCTCTAAGTTTATTTCTAGCTATGGCATTGATGTCGTTAAAATTATGGGATTTGATAGATTTAGCAGGACCAGTAATTGTACTTTTATTGGCTCAAACTTTACTTATGTACCTGTACTTAAATTTTGTAACATTCAAAACTATGGGTTCAAACTACGACGCGGCTGTAATTGTTTCAGGGCATTGTGGATTTGGAATGGGAGCAACACCTAACGGAATTTCAAACATGAAAGCAATCACAGAAAAATATACTTATTCAAAAATAGCATTTTTTGTAATTCCAATAGTCGGTTCACTTTTTATAGATTTTGCTAATATAAGTGTAATCACTTTCTTTGAGGTTACATTAAAAAGGCTGGCTATGTAA
- the era gene encoding GTPase Era: MKSGFITIVGRPNVGKSTLTNKLVNEKVAIVSDKAGTTRDQIKGIVNINENQFIFVDTPGIHKPKHLLGEHMTNIAIEALENVDLIMFMLDGTKEISTGDMFVNEHIRAVNTPIVAIINKIDKMTDTEIEEKIVEIKEKLGDFDEIITLTAEYGIGVHKIFDVAKNYLSGDMWFYPEDYYTDLPVNKIVVETIREKILHHTKDEIPHSVAVEIINVETKPTIRKYDVNIYVERDSQKGIIIGKDGALLKKIGIEARKEIEHLIDLKVNLKLWVKVKKKWRKNSKFLDELGYSSKKKK, encoded by the coding sequence TTGAAATCAGGATTCATAACGATTGTAGGGCGACCAAATGTTGGAAAATCCACACTTACAAATAAACTTGTAAATGAAAAAGTGGCAATTGTTTCAGATAAGGCTGGAACGACGAGAGATCAAATAAAAGGAATTGTAAATATAAATGAAAATCAGTTTATCTTTGTCGACACCCCAGGAATTCACAAACCAAAGCATCTTTTAGGAGAACATATGACAAATATCGCAATAGAAGCGCTGGAAAATGTCGACTTAATAATGTTTATGCTGGATGGGACTAAAGAAATCTCAACTGGAGATATGTTTGTAAATGAGCATATAAGAGCGGTAAATACACCAATTGTAGCGATTATCAACAAGATTGACAAAATGACAGACACTGAAATTGAAGAAAAAATAGTGGAAATTAAAGAAAAACTGGGAGATTTTGACGAAATAATTACACTTACTGCGGAATACGGAATTGGAGTTCACAAAATATTTGATGTGGCAAAAAATTATTTGTCGGGCGATATGTGGTTTTATCCCGAAGATTATTATACAGATTTGCCTGTGAACAAAATTGTTGTAGAAACAATAAGAGAAAAAATTCTTCATCATACAAAAGATGAAATTCCACATAGTGTAGCAGTTGAAATAATAAATGTTGAGACAAAACCGACGATAAGAAAATATGATGTAAACATCTATGTAGAGCGAGATAGCCAAAAAGGAATTATTATTGGAAAAGACGGTGCTTTACTAAAAAAAATTGGAATAGAAGCAAGAAAAGAAATAGAGCATCTCATCGATTTAAAAGTGAATTTGAAACTTTGGGTAAAAGTTAAGAAAAAATGGAGAAAAAACAGTAAATTTCTTGATGAATTGGGATATAGCTCAAAAAAGAAAAAATAA
- a CDS encoding DUF896 domain-containing protein translates to MEDIIKKINEFTKISRERELTDEEKMEREKYRKIYIEKVKNSMRGHLDSIKIVRVDDNGNPIDKDGKIIEPDA, encoded by the coding sequence ATGGAAGATATTATAAAAAAAATTAATGAATTTACTAAAATTTCAAGAGAACGGGAACTTACCGACGAAGAAAAAATGGAAAGAGAAAAATATAGAAAAATTTATATTGAAAAAGTCAAGAATTCGATGAGAGGACATCTTGACAGCATAAAAATCGTGCGAGTTGACGATAATGGAAATCCTATTGATAAAGATGGAAAAATCATTGAACCAGACGCATAA
- a CDS encoding HAD family hydrolase, protein MKYELVLFDMDGTLLDTSNSIAMTVNSTMKELRLKTYSVNDCVKFAGGGVTGLTKNILEKEKCDIDKELFSKTIRKYYNIYFDYKVKPYKEIPKILDFLEENKIKKGIITNKDHNTALSVAKEKLDKWEFCEIIGSDEKKYPNKPNPYNVDRLSKKFDIPKEKILFVGDMLVDVNTAKNAKIDIAYCKWGFGVIKGEMGIDESCKIETADDIIKKIKAE, encoded by the coding sequence ATGAAATACGAATTAGTGCTTTTTGATATGGATGGAACTCTTCTTGATACTTCGAATTCCATTGCGATGACTGTAAATAGTACGATGAAAGAATTGAGACTTAAAACGTACTCTGTAAACGATTGCGTAAAATTTGCAGGTGGCGGTGTCACTGGACTTACCAAAAATATTTTGGAAAAAGAAAAATGTGATATTGACAAGGAGTTATTTTCTAAAACAATTAGAAAATACTACAATATTTACTTTGACTACAAAGTTAAGCCTTACAAAGAAATTCCTAAAATACTCGATTTTTTGGAGGAAAATAAAATAAAAAAAGGGATTATTACGAATAAAGATCATAATACTGCACTTTCCGTGGCAAAAGAAAAACTTGATAAGTGGGAATTTTGTGAAATAATTGGCTCTGACGAGAAGAAATACCCAAATAAGCCAAATCCATACAATGTTGACAGACTTTCTAAAAAATTTGACATTCCGAAAGAAAAAATTTTATTTGTGGGAGATATGCTCGTCGATGTAAATACGGCAAAAAATGCAAAAATTGATATTGCCTATTGCAAATGGGGATTTGGAGTTATAAAAGGAGAAATGGGAATTGATGAAAGTTGTAAAATTGAAACGGCCGATGATATTATTAAAAAAATAAAAGCGGAATAA
- a CDS encoding pseudouridylate synthase, producing the protein MDLKKENLENKNYKDLRKFENTKYFGYLFFVKYDGKKFDSFDENPNKRSVKLEFKNLLLKNGIKNFSSVQQAGRTDAFVSAKENVLYLNLKKILDFSQLKIKKVNGLEIKEIKKTVPFLEFPEMVKKRHYIYEYPEKLIKNYDKKIELICEKVSGKKDFSEFTNKKGKQLKEKIREIFVSYKNKKLYFSGNKFLPQQVRIMSNFILNDKKSTLSGKYLTLEKVEFSDEMKRLIFEKVEKFEDLFCKKNYFDKNEFEELEKIQKIEKNAYFTVLFVKNKDKGQFIGKKGKNIKKLKKMIGNVVVKEL; encoded by the coding sequence ATGGATTTAAAAAAAGAAAATTTAGAAAATAAAAATTATAAAGATTTGAGAAAATTTGAAAATACAAAATATTTTGGATATTTATTTTTTGTCAAATATGATGGAAAAAAATTTGATTCTTTTGACGAAAATCCGAATAAAAGAAGCGTAAAACTGGAATTTAAAAATCTTCTTTTAAAAAATGGAATTAAAAATTTTTCTTCAGTTCAACAGGCTGGAAGAACAGATGCTTTTGTTAGTGCAAAAGAAAATGTTTTGTATTTGAATCTTAAAAAAATTTTGGATTTTTCACAATTAAAAATAAAAAAAGTGAATGGACTTGAAATAAAAGAAATAAAAAAGACAGTTCCATTTTTAGAATTTCCTGAAATGGTTAAAAAAAGGCACTATATTTATGAATATCCAGAAAAACTTATTAAAAATTACGACAAAAAAATTGAATTGATTTGTGAGAAAGTTTCTGGAAAAAAAGATTTTTCAGAATTTACAAATAAAAAAGGGAAACAATTAAAAGAAAAAATAAGAGAAATTTTTGTTTCGTACAAAAATAAAAAATTATATTTTTCTGGAAATAAATTTTTGCCACAGCAGGTGAGAATTATGAGCAATTTTATTTTGAACGATAAAAAAAGTACTCTTTCTGGAAAATATCTGACACTTGAAAAAGTTGAATTTTCAGATGAGATGAAAAGACTGATTTTTGAAAAAGTTGAAAAGTTTGAAGATTTATTTTGTAAAAAAAATTATTTTGATAAAAACGAATTTGAAGAACTTGAAAAAATTCAAAAAATTGAAAAAAATGCTTATTTTACAGTGCTTTTTGTAAAAAATAAAGACAAAGGGCAATTTATTGGAAAAAAGGGGAAAAATATAAAAAAACTCAAAAAAATGATTGGAAATGTTGTTGTAAAAGAGTTGTGA
- a CDS encoding HD domain-containing protein encodes MNIIKKFYDYYFPKINKAYMTEMTKILDEKEKRIFLEMSKYDKFHSLEVLKKIKKTELKNETEYLKLALLHDCGKGKASFFKRVLHKFGFHTKLQNHPKIGAKKLENIDKELSVLIENHHNKNYSQKMKIFQKCDDES; translated from the coding sequence ATGAATATAATAAAAAAATTTTATGATTATTATTTTCCCAAAATTAATAAAGCTTATATGACTGAGATGACAAAAATTCTTGACGAAAAAGAAAAAAGAATCTTTCTAGAAATGTCTAAATATGACAAATTTCATTCTTTGGAAGTACTAAAAAAAATAAAAAAAACTGAGTTAAAAAATGAAACAGAATATTTGAAACTAGCACTTTTGCACGACTGCGGAAAAGGAAAGGCTTCTTTTTTTAAAAGGGTTTTGCACAAGTTTGGATTTCACACAAAACTTCAAAATCATCCTAAAATCGGAGCAAAAAAATTGGAAAACATAGATAAGGAATTGTCAGTTTTGATTGAGAATCACCACAACAAAAATTATTCACAAAAGATGAAAATTTTTCAAAAATGCGATGACGAAAGTTAG
- a CDS encoding RluA family pseudouridine synthase, whose protein sequence is MENQKEKIFISSEKAGTRIDKFLAEKLDLTRTRIQNLIKDQNILVNGKTTKASYKIEENDEIEMKIPKLEEIEINPENIEINIVYEDEDLAIINKNAGMVVHPAHGHNSGTLVNAIMYHIKDLSGINGKIRPGIVHRLDKDTSGLIIIAKNDKSHLKLSNMFSTKEIKKTYLTIVKGKLNKKSGRIVTNIGRNKLDRKKMAVVDAPNGKNAITNFEVLAQNERFSFVKVNIETGRTHQIRVHMKYLGFPILGDSTYGRSDSEKRQMLHSYKLEFNHPTSNEKMTIFGELPQDFKKALKKCGFEDFEKIIEG, encoded by the coding sequence TTGGAAAATCAAAAAGAAAAAATATTTATTTCAAGTGAAAAAGCTGGAACTCGAATTGATAAATTTCTTGCCGAAAAATTGGATTTAACAAGAACAAGAATCCAAAATCTCATAAAAGATCAAAACATTTTGGTAAATGGGAAAACGACGAAAGCTTCTTATAAAATCGAAGAAAACGACGAAATTGAAATGAAAATTCCAAAGCTGGAAGAAATTGAAATTAATCCAGAAAATATTGAAATTAATATAGTTTACGAAGATGAAGATCTGGCAATTATAAATAAAAACGCTGGAATGGTTGTTCATCCAGCTCACGGACATAACAGCGGAACACTTGTAAATGCAATTATGTATCACATTAAAGATTTATCGGGAATTAACGGCAAAATCAGACCTGGAATTGTCCACAGACTTGACAAAGACACGAGCGGACTTATAATTATCGCCAAAAATGACAAATCACATTTAAAATTGTCAAATATGTTTTCTACAAAAGAAATAAAAAAAACATATCTCACAATTGTAAAAGGAAAATTAAATAAAAAAAGTGGGCGAATTGTAACAAATATTGGACGAAATAAATTAGATAGAAAAAAAATGGCAGTTGTCGATGCACCAAATGGAAAAAATGCGATTACAAACTTTGAAGTTTTAGCGCAAAACGAGAGATTTTCATTTGTAAAAGTGAATATTGAAACTGGAAGAACGCATCAAATCAGAGTTCATATGAAATATTTGGGATTTCCAATTTTGGGAGATTCAACTTATGGAAGAAGTGATTCTGAAAAAAGACAGATGTTACACTCTTACAAACTTGAATTTAATCATCCAACTTCAAATGAAAAAATGACGATTTTTGGCGAATTGCCACAGGATTTTAAAAAAGCACTTAAAAAATGTGGATTTGAAGATTTTGAAAAAATTATAGAAGGTTAA
- a CDS encoding ribonuclease HII: MKKEKTEKNAKREKIIKEDFEKQDLKKFDESFRKIVLGVDEAGRGPLAGPVVASAVIIKNDFDEIMEINDSKKLTEKKRERLYKAIISNCVVGVGIASETEIDEINILNATFLAMRRAIDKVKKIADFDIVLVDGNHKIRKFSGEQECIVKGDATSLAIAAASIVAKVTRDKMMCEIAKEFPEYGFEKHKGYGTKAHREILFKIGACKYHRKTFLKKILGN; the protein is encoded by the coding sequence ATGAAAAAAGAAAAAACAGAAAAGAATGCAAAGAGAGAAAAAATTATAAAAGAAGATTTTGAAAAACAAGATTTAAAAAAATTTGACGAAAGTTTTAGAAAAATTGTGCTTGGAGTTGATGAAGCTGGAAGAGGACCTCTGGCTGGACCTGTAGTGGCAAGTGCAGTAATTATAAAAAATGATTTTGATGAAATTATGGAAATTAACGATTCTAAAAAGTTAACTGAAAAAAAAAGAGAAAGACTGTACAAAGCAATAATTTCAAATTGTGTTGTCGGAGTTGGAATTGCTTCAGAGACAGAAATTGACGAAATAAATATATTAAATGCGACATTTCTTGCTATGCGTCGTGCTATTGACAAAGTTAAAAAAATAGCAGATTTTGACATTGTGCTTGTTGACGGGAATCACAAAATAAGAAAGTTTTCTGGAGAACAGGAATGTATCGTAAAAGGGGACGCAACATCATTGGCAATTGCTGCTGCTTCAATTGTAGCTAAAGTTACAAGAGATAAAATGATGTGTGAAATTGCTAAAGAATTTCCCGAATATGGATTTGAAAAGCATAAAGGTTATGGGACAAAAGCTCACAGAGAAATTTTATTTAAAATTGGGGCATGTAAATATCATAGAAAAACGTTTTTGAAAAAAATTCTTGGTAACTAA
- a CDS encoding nitroreductase family protein codes for MNETIKLLQNRRSVREFTGGKIKDEDLELILKTAQRAANSVNGQQISLIVVRDKDKLKKISELSHNQKHIEECDAFIFVLADFYRSTYAANSVGKRNIGPKTADGVVVGAVDAGIMVNAIETAANALGYGMTVIGAIRSSLKEFSKMLGLPKYVIPIVGAAIGVPKDRPLSRLKPRVPFDSFVFFDKYDAKKVEEGVEEHEKDMVAWRKENNTSQLPSYKEMIVRIYENPHNKLVEALKSQGFDVLDEIEEK; via the coding sequence ATGAATGAAACAATAAAATTATTACAAAATAGACGTTCTGTGAGAGAATTTACAGGGGGAAAAATTAAAGATGAAGATTTAGAATTAATTTTAAAAACTGCGCAAAGAGCTGCAAATTCAGTAAATGGACAGCAAATTTCATTGATTGTCGTAAGAGATAAAGATAAATTGAAAAAAATCTCAGAATTATCTCACAATCAAAAACATATCGAAGAATGTGATGCTTTTATATTTGTATTAGCGGACTTTTACCGTTCTACATACGCTGCAAATTCTGTTGGAAAAAGAAATATTGGGCCTAAGACAGCGGATGGAGTTGTCGTGGGAGCTGTTGATGCAGGAATAATGGTAAATGCTATAGAAACGGCTGCAAATGCTTTGGGATATGGAATGACTGTGATTGGAGCTATAAGAAGCTCATTAAAAGAATTTTCCAAAATGCTTGGACTTCCAAAATATGTAATTCCTATAGTTGGAGCAGCAATTGGAGTACCTAAAGATAGACCGCTTTCAAGATTAAAACCTAGAGTGCCATTTGACTCGTTTGTATTTTTTGATAAATATGACGCTAAAAAAGTGGAAGAAGGAGTGGAAGAACACGAAAAAGATATGGTCGCTTGGAGAAAAGAAAATAATACTTCACAATTACCTTCTTACAAAGAAATGATTGTAAGAATTTATGAAAATCCACACAATAAATTGGTTGAAGCACTAAAATCACAAGGATTTGATGTTTTAGACGAAATTGAAGAAAAGTAG
- a CDS encoding glycogen synthase: MKIVYLASEVAPFYKSGGLADVMGALPKKMQELGHEVSIIMPKYDKIPLKFLEKLEWVARLESHGDIFNLVRYPDDKINYYFIENKALYERGRVYGDYDEDIQYAMFSELALRFLKEINLQPDILHCNDWQTGPVPYFLNVRYNYDPFYWDIRTVYSIHNLMYQGRFSKRSFERMGYYMNDRNDLNFMEIGIGSGDVVNTVSPTYAEEIKYPYFSEGLEWITNHKKIYGILNGIDVNVFDPRNTKGVIPFDKDHLDKKKENKYKLQEKLGLPKSDDAVISIISRLVEGKGLDLVSAALENLLQYDAVQIIILGSGDRFYEDYYNYLAWKYPNKFKVYLGYNAELANEIYAGSDMFLMPSRYEPCGLSQMIAMRFGTVPIVRETGGLKDTVQPYNVFTDEGNGFSFTNFNADDMLFTIKVAEGIYYDRPDVWKKLVKRNMELDFSWDKSAKEYVKLYEEAKSH; encoded by the coding sequence TTGAAAATAGTTTATTTAGCATCAGAGGTAGCTCCATTTTACAAATCTGGTGGTCTTGCAGATGTGATGGGTGCGCTACCAAAAAAAATGCAGGAATTGGGACACGAGGTTTCAATAATAATGCCAAAATATGATAAAATTCCACTAAAATTTTTAGAAAAGCTGGAATGGGTGGCAAGACTTGAAAGTCATGGGGATATTTTCAATTTAGTCAGATATCCAGATGACAAAATTAACTATTATTTTATTGAAAATAAGGCTCTATACGAGCGTGGAAGAGTTTACGGGGATTATGACGAAGATATTCAATACGCAATGTTTTCCGAATTAGCACTTAGATTTTTAAAAGAAATAAATTTGCAGCCAGATATTTTACATTGTAATGACTGGCAAACAGGACCTGTTCCGTATTTTTTGAACGTGAGATACAATTACGATCCATTTTATTGGGATATAAGAACAGTTTATTCAATTCATAATTTGATGTATCAAGGAAGATTTTCTAAACGGTCTTTTGAGAGAATGGGATATTATATGAATGACAGAAATGACTTGAATTTTATGGAAATAGGAATTGGATCTGGGGATGTTGTAAATACAGTTAGTCCGACTTATGCTGAAGAAATAAAATATCCTTATTTCAGCGAAGGACTTGAATGGATTACAAATCACAAGAAAATTTATGGAATTTTGAATGGAATTGATGTCAATGTATTTGATCCTAGAAATACAAAAGGAGTAATTCCTTTTGACAAAGATCATCTTGACAAGAAAAAAGAAAATAAATATAAATTGCAAGAAAAATTAGGGCTTCCAAAATCAGATGATGCAGTGATTTCAATAATTTCCAGACTTGTTGAAGGAAAAGGGTTGGATTTGGTAAGTGCAGCACTTGAAAATCTTTTGCAGTATGATGCTGTTCAAATTATAATTTTGGGTAGTGGAGATAGATTTTACGAAGATTATTACAATTATTTGGCTTGGAAATATCCTAATAAATTTAAAGTTTATTTGGGTTACAATGCAGAACTTGCTAACGAAATTTATGCGGGAAGCGATATGTTCTTGATGCCTTCAAGATATGAACCGTGTGGGCTTAGCCAAATGATAGCGATGCGTTTTGGAACTGTTCCAATTGTACGTGAAACAGGTGGGTTAAAAGATACTGTTCAACCTTATAACGTATTTACAGACGAAGGAAACGGTTTTTCATTTACAAATTTCAATGCGGACGATATGCTGTTCACAATAAAAGTAGCTGAAGGAATTTATTACGACAGACCAGATGTTTGGAAAAAATTGGTCAAAAGAAATATGGAATTAGATTTTTCTTGGGATAAATCAGCTAAAGAATATGTAAAATTATACGAAGAAGCGAAATCTCATTAA
- a CDS encoding glucose-1-phosphate adenylyltransferase produces MKMLAMILAGGRGSRLDILSEKRVKPSVPFAGKFRIIDFALSNCSNSGIYEVALLTQYLPLSLNEHIGSGKPWDFDRRDTSITMLQPHEKLSGNSWYRGTADAIRQNIEFIRNKNPKYVLILSGDHIYKMNYKWMLKEHIENGAELTIAVQPVPMEEASRFGIFEVDKNKKIISFEEKPAEPKSNLASMGIYIFNTDTLLEYLEGLPNDDLDFGMHVIPAMIQNDRKVYVHTYDSYWKDVGTYDSYLDANLDLIKKSEEVGINLYDKDWKIYTRSEDLAPVRIGLSGNVQNSLICDGCKIEGSVQNSVLGPGVTVRKGATVRNSIIFSGTYIDENSHLDTIIADKNTYIGKNSFVGNGNADIPNKERPDLLYSGITVIGKGVHIPDGSIIGKNVRILSGVRVDPYNRTIETGETVR; encoded by the coding sequence ATGAAAATGTTAGCTATGATATTAGCTGGTGGAAGAGGGTCTAGACTTGACATCTTATCGGAAAAAAGAGTTAAACCTAGTGTTCCATTTGCTGGGAAATTTAGAATTATAGATTTTGCACTTAGTAACTGTTCAAATTCAGGAATTTATGAAGTTGCGCTTCTTACTCAATATTTGCCGTTATCATTAAATGAACACATCGGTTCGGGAAAACCATGGGATTTTGATAGAAGAGATACAAGCATCACAATGTTACAGCCACATGAAAAACTTAGCGGAAACTCTTGGTACAGAGGGACAGCTGACGCAATTAGACAAAATATAGAATTTATCAGAAATAAAAATCCAAAATATGTGTTAATCTTATCAGGAGATCATATTTATAAAATGAACTATAAATGGATGTTAAAAGAACACATAGAAAATGGCGCTGAACTTACGATTGCAGTTCAACCTGTGCCAATGGAAGAAGCAAGTAGATTTGGAATTTTTGAAGTGGACAAAAATAAAAAAATTATTAGTTTTGAGGAAAAACCTGCTGAACCAAAGAGTAATTTAGCTTCAATGGGAATTTATATTTTTAACACTGATACTTTATTAGAATATCTTGAAGGTCTTCCAAATGACGATTTAGATTTTGGAATGCACGTAATTCCTGCAATGATTCAAAATGATAGAAAAGTTTATGTTCATACTTACGACAGTTACTGGAAAGATGTAGGAACTTATGACTCATACCTTGACGCAAACTTGGATTTGATTAAAAAATCTGAAGAAGTTGGAATTAACTTATACGACAAAGATTGGAAAATTTACACTAGAAGTGAAGACTTAGCACCAGTTAGAATAGGATTAAGTGGAAATGTTCAAAATTCATTGATCTGTGATGGATGTAAAATTGAAGGAAGCGTTCAAAATTCAGTATTAGGACCAGGTGTTACAGTGAGAAAAGGAGCGACAGTTAGAAATAGCATAATTTTCTCAGGAACTTATATAGATGAAAATTCTCACTTAGATACTATAATTGCAGATAAAAATACATATATCGGGAAAAATTCATTTGTAGGAAATGGAAACGCTGATATTCCTAACAAAGAAAGACCTGATTTATTATATTCAGGAATTACTGTTATAGGAAAAGGTGTTCATATACCTGATGGTTCAATCATCGGTAAAAATGTAAGAATACTTAGTGGTGTAAGAGTTGATCCGTATAACAGAACTATTGAAACTGGAGAAACAGTAAGATAA
- a CDS encoding argininosuccinate synthase, which produces MAKEKVVLAYSGGLDTSIIIPWLKNNYDLEVIACCVDVGQDEDMSAVKQKAIESGASKVYVEDKKAEFVKDYAFRALRAGAVYENKYLLGTSFARPLISKVLVEVAHKEGAKYICHGCTGKGNDQVRFETGVFSLDPTIQIIAPWRIWDISSREDAIDYAQRFDIKINVTKEKIYSRDQNLWHISHEGGDIEGLENEHKEDIVYVMTTPPEKAPDKPTYVEITFEKGWPVKVDGEVLEPVDLLRKLNKIAGENGVGVIDIVENRLVGMKSRGIYETPGGTLLMEALKDLETLIFDKDTFEFKKLVSRKYADLTYAGQWFTPLREGLDAFVEETSKNVNGTIRLKLYKGSVKIAGRFTDYALYDEGISSFGASELYSHKDAEGFIKLFSLPNRIRAYKKHK; this is translated from the coding sequence ATGGCAAAAGAAAAAGTAGTATTAGCCTATTCAGGTGGATTAGATACGTCAATTATTATACCTTGGTTAAAAAATAACTATGATTTAGAAGTAATCGCTTGTTGTGTAGATGTGGGACAAGACGAAGATATGAGTGCTGTAAAACAAAAAGCGATTGAATCAGGAGCTTCTAAAGTTTATGTGGAAGATAAAAAAGCAGAATTTGTAAAAGATTACGCGTTTCGTGCACTAAGAGCAGGAGCGGTCTATGAAAATAAATATTTACTTGGGACATCGTTTGCAAGACCGCTAATCTCAAAGGTACTTGTGGAAGTTGCACATAAGGAAGGAGCAAAATACATTTGTCACGGATGTACAGGAAAAGGAAATGATCAGGTAAGATTTGAAACTGGTGTATTTTCATTAGATCCAACAATTCAAATTATAGCTCCATGGAGAATTTGGGACATCTCATCAAGAGAAGATGCAATTGACTATGCTCAAAGATTTGACATAAAAATTAATGTAACAAAGGAAAAAATCTATTCAAGAGACCAAAATTTATGGCATATTTCACACGAAGGTGGGGATATTGAAGGACTTGAAAACGAACACAAGGAAGATATTGTCTATGTGATGACAACGCCACCTGAAAAAGCGCCAGATAAACCAACTTATGTGGAAATAACTTTCGAGAAAGGTTGGCCAGTTAAAGTTGATGGCGAAGTTTTGGAACCAGTTGACTTACTTAGAAAATTAAATAAAATTGCAGGAGAAAATGGAGTTGGAGTAATCGACATCGTTGAAAACAGACTTGTTGGAATGAAATCTCGTGGAATTTACGAAACTCCAGGTGGAACACTTCTTATGGAAGCATTAAAAGATTTGGAAACATTGATTTTTGACAAAGATACATTTGAATTTAAAAAATTAGTTTCAAGAAAATATGCTGATTTAACTTACGCTGGACAATGGTTTACACCGCTTCGTGAGGGGCTTGACGCCTTTGTTGAGGAAACTTCAAAAAATGTAAATGGAACAATAAGATTAAAATTATACAAAGGAAGTGTAAAAATTGCTGGAAGATTTACCGACTACGCACTTTACGACGAAGGAATCTCATCATTTGGAGCAAGTGAGCTATACAGCCATAAAGATGCAGAAGGATTTATAAAATTATTCTCACTTCCAAATAGAATAAGAGCTTATAAAAAACATAAATAG